In Gossypium hirsutum isolate 1008001.06 chromosome D01, Gossypium_hirsutum_v2.1, whole genome shotgun sequence, the genomic window TTTACGAGACATGCACCTGCAATTACAAGTTCTTCCATTTCAGACCTTACAACAGTTGCCCTGTTCTTTTAACTTCCCACCAAGGtactgtttttttcttttcagttCTTTACTTCTCTATCTTATATTTTCTGGTAGAGAAAGCATTCTTGTTTTCTCTTCACGATTCTCAATCTTAGTCAATTTTACCTACTTTGAAAATCAGATCAATGGTGGTGGATTCTAATCAGAAATCAAAAGACTTGCAAAACTACCCTTTACGTTTCTCATCAGAAATCCTTCAAATATGATAGCATAGTGTGGCATTTTGTTAGTCAATTGtatcaaattttaatagaaaggacTAGTTTGCTCATTAATCTAATATACAGGGGATAATTTGCATAGTTTTTGAGTTAATCTGACTACTTTTACCTTTACATTGTGTATGCTTATTTCATTTATTGGAGGTATGTTTGTTATATGCATTTGTGTTTCAGTAGCATTTCCCATCATGGTCATATTACGTTTGCTAGAATGCTAAGCACCTGAGCCTGTAATATTATGGACAGACAGCACAAGGATGTTACGATTAAGGGCTCGCATAGCCGGCACCCTTCTGTATCAGTAAAAAGTTTGCCTAGGAGGGTGGTTTTGCAGCTTATGGGGTTCAGTCCCATATCATTGTGTATTTATCCTCTTTTTGCTGCCCCGATGCAAGATATGAATGAACCTGAAGTGATTCGGTAAATTGTTGTATGTGTTGGTTATTATCTTTCTAGCCATTCCATTATTTTTATTCTGCAATTTGGTGATTTTCATCGGTTCTCACCGAAGATTGTTACTTTGGAGTTGAACTTTGAGGTGTTCAGGACATTGAAGCTTTCCGGTGGGGTGAGAATTCAAGGTATGATGGAACACCAAATCTTTCACGAAAGTGTAGTTCTTATCAGATAAACAAGAATTATGAGTGAAATGCTCAAGTTTTTCTAATAAAGTTCATACTTAATTACCTAGCTTTTTCTTTCTAGAAATTATTGAAGGGGAGGGACGGGAAGCTCGTGACGGAGACTATGTACAAGTAAACTATGTCTGCCGACGATCAAATGGATATTTTGTTCACAGGTTGAAAACTTGAAATCACAAAAATCCTGAACTAATGTGGAGTTTCTTTTATCAATTCATGACTTCAATAGTTGAAACACATAATGTTTGGTCCAATCTGACCTGCCTCTGTTCTGTGGGGAACTTAACAGCACTGTGGATCAATTCAGTGGAGAAAGCTCTCCTGTCACCCTTCCTTTGGATGAGAACCAGGTGTGTTCCTGTTTCCGTTAATGTCGATACCATAGCATCATCACTATGTTGTTGCCAACTACATTCTTTCACTTGGGCAAGATAATTTCCAATCATTCTGCAAATACTCATCAAAAGTAGAACCTACGAGACCGCCATTTTAATTTACATCCAGGATTCTTTAACTAGTTTCTTCATCTGACAGATTATAAAGGGCTTGAAGGATGTTTTGACAGGCATGAAGGTTGGAGGTACCTGGATTCTTGATCATTATAATTGCCTACTGCCACTACAATAATACAAGGAAAAAACGGACAGAAAAGCCATAATCTTGTCTTGTGCATACATGCATTGATAATTGGGCATGGATTTCGGCAACTTGGTTGAGGCGAATATTGTTGCTAGTCTTTGTACTTAATAACACTTGAGTCAAATTTCCTGACCACCATTTGCACTTGTTTGTTCTGTACTTTCTCTTTTCAGGAAAGAGAAGAGCATTGATACCTCCTTCCGTGGGATACATCAATGAAAACTTGAAACCGATTCCTGATGAGGTTTCAATCGTGATTCTTTTGTTTAGTAAAGCATTAATTTTAGGCAAACCGGTTTTGTTACATTTGTTGTTGTGTTTGATTGCAGTTTGGTCCTCGGCGTAGCCTCTTATCTCATGCCAAAGAACCTTTGATCTTTGAGGTCCAGCTTCTGAAGATATTATAAAGGTTGTTGTGTgagaaactattttttttcttctctaaaTAGCCAGTAGTAGAAGAAATGACGTAAACGAGACATTGTAAGCCATACATTACTGCATCACTTATAATATCAGATTCAAAATTTTCTCAGCAACTGCAGCCGTGGGAGCTTATTTTTAATCTTTGagatgataatattttcttattgTACAGTACTAGCAGAAGTGGTAGAGTAAACTGAAAAACAAAAGcacttacattattattatttacttttttgaacaatctcattatggGTTCTAGTCCCTCCCTAActcataaatagaaagataatatgTTTCAGCGGATTCGAATCCATATCCTTCTGTATTGGCAAGAATGTTCATGCCTTAACTCAATTGGCATAGAATTATTTACATTATTTTCAATACATTGAAAAGTGATAAATGATGAATCCAACTTTTCCTTTCTGAAAATGTTAATATTAAAAAACTTCTAtcataatcttattttattttatttattttaaaactatattaTCCTTTCAAGAACTCCACATTTATTTTTGTAAGTCTATTCCATTTATGAaccacttttatttatttatgatattttatattttatatttaatagaaaaagttatttctattttttaatgtgCAAAGTGACCttgaatttgttaaaaataacataaaatgttttaaaatgaagataaaaatgtatagattttataaattaattttatttacttaatttttcaaCCGTTAATACCGTTGTAATAAGCggtaatttataaataaaataaaataaaatctttgaCATTAAAACGACACCGTTAACTTGTCAAACCAgaaataaggaaccaaaagcaCCGAGTTTCCTTCCTTACTAAGCTCTGTCTCGTGGGACGGTTTATTCTCATACAGCAACCTCACAGTTCCCAGCCCTTAACTCATCCAAAAAGGAACCCAACTGAAAGGCTGAATCTTTAGagcttttttcttttcaagaaacaaaaaccaaaaattaaaaaaaatgcgaGCTTGGTTCTCAGGCGGCAGTAGTGGGAATGAGGAGGAGCGGGGAAAAGAAGGGTCATCTCTTTTATCAGATTGGAACTCATATGCTGCTTCAAAAGAAGCAGAAGAGGGAACTACAACTGTGTTTGGGTTTGATCTTGAGTCTGCTGCGAGGTCCGCCAATGATACTGTCACTGGTACCTTCAATGTGTAAGTTTTCATCATCCCCCCCTTTTCTTTTTATCTGTAAATATGAGCCATCAAATTTTATGTGTTCTTAGGTTTAGTTTGGTTGAATTAACTATggggcttcttctttttttgacaTCGCAAATCGATCATTGTGTTTATTTGTTTTTGTGGCCTAGGAGAATGGGATTTGGATCATTGGTGTTTTATTTTGTGGGATGTAGTTAAAAAAAAACCTGTTAGTGAAACTGACTGTTATGTCATGGTTATTTTTACTTTTTCGCCAATTTGATTTTAGGATCATGGATCTAAGTATTATTCAAAATATGGGAAGTTTGACTTTGCATTATCTTGGTGGAGTTTATGTTGTTGGTGAATTGGAGTGGGATACATGAtcattcattttgatttgtatgcTTCTGGCCAATTTAATTAAGTTTGAAGATCTTTGTTTGATTTTGTCAACAGTCATCACTTTGCCTAAAAGGAAGTGAACTCGTATAGCATATGTGCAAGCCTTGGCTTGGATTTCCTCTGTTCTGATGAGTGTTATCCTGTCAAAAATGGCATTGTGGCTTTAGTTGGTTTTAGAATAAAAGGAGGATGGATGGGTGGACAAGAAATAATACAGTATTATTAGGTCTTTCAGTTGATAAAAACCTTGAGATCgagttttattttccattatgTTATAGGACCAAGTGTTTATCAGAGCATGTATATACTTAATGTTAATTGGGTTGGTTTGAGCAACAAGTAGATAGTAAGATTAATATAGATCTAGTATATATTGCCAGTTTATGAGTTGAAAACGATGTGACTAACAATAGAAGCAGTTCTTTTGTGAGTTAACTGAGTTCAATCATTAAATCAACTGTTGTATCTTGGTTATTCGTGTATGCTGTTTAGGGCTGTCCTTCGCAGTGCTGTGGTCTGGTGTTCAAATGGTGAACTTAATGCGTCTCTACCAAAGCGAAGACCTGTTTGACTATTGGTCATTGATATGTTTGCTACCTGGAGTAAAATAGTGAACTATTTGGTGCCTTGTTTTGCTTGTAGTTGAGGATAATTCAATTGCTGGTACTTGTAGATTCCTTGTCTTTCTATTTATCTCCAGAATGTAATATTCCTCCTTATTACCCCCACTGCAACACAATCACTGAAATTAGTATCCAAATGTAAATGCTAGCAACCTGCTGCTTTTACCATAAGTTGGCATATTTCCAATTTTGTATTAACTGTAGTTGTGAAAGAGCAattactttttcatatttaattaaaagcTCATTTcctgttaaattaaaataaaaatggattgGTACATAGCATAGCTCATAAGTTCATATTCTTCTGTTAATGCAATTTTTTTTGGTTTGGTTCCTGGTGTTCCAGTGTTTCAAAAGGGGTGAGAGATCTCCCTGGGAATCTCCAATCTGCCACAAGTAGTGTCCCTTCAGGAAAAGCATTCATCTACTTTGGTTTATTTCTGGCAGCTGGggtctttttttgtttttattgctTTTACCATGTTTCTTCCAGTCATGGTGCTCATGCCCCAAAAATTTGCAATTTGCTTTACCCTTGGATGTGGCTTTATCATTGGATCATTCTTTGCTCTCAGAGGCCCAAAGAATCAGTTGGCCCACATGTCATCGAAAGAGGTACATATATGCTATATTTGGATATTTTGTTTCTAAATCTTTTAccattttggtttttaattttggattttcaCACCATATTTGCAGAGGCTTCCTTTTACATTAGGATTTATTGGAAGTATGGTGGGCACCATGTATGTTTCCATGGTGCTTCATAGCTACATTCTTTCTGTGCTTTTTTCTGTTGTTCAGGTATACTGGTTCTTTTACTTGTGTCATTTTCGCTATTCTAAGGATCCCGTAGTAGTCTGTTATTCTTatcatgtcttttttttttttaccttaagcTTGTTAGGTTAGGTTTGTCAAATGATCAGctgatatataattaattaacttagcGGGCAGTTCAATCTTCTGGTTTGATatcaatttcttttctgtttccaTGAAAATTCTAGGTCCTTGCACTTGCATACTATGCTGTTTCTTACTTCCCTGGTGGGTCTGCTGGGCTCAAATTTCTCACCTCTGCTCTTACCTCTTCAGTGTCGAGATGTTTTGGGAGGTGACCTGGTTTACTTTGACTTTGTTTTTTCCTTGTATACATCTCTGATAGTTGCGACTTTAATGGTCTTAGGTACATAGCTTTATTGCTTCCATGTTCACATTATTGTTGTTACCGGTATTTTCCTGAAAGAAAAAGTTCGAAGAGTGTACCTTTAGATGTGTCTAATTTTTTTGGAACGAGTTAACACCAAATTTCAATCTAATAACAACACGACTCATTGTTTTGATTCCTGTCTATTTTGGTCTGCAATATGTTTAGGCTTTTCtactcatgtatatatatatatttataccaatttGGTATCCCTGAGCCAAGTCTAAGGGACTAGAGTTGTGGTTGTTTTATATAACCATAGATAGTTCATTTTTCTTTCAAAGTTGAAGAGCTAAAGCTAAAAGTATTGAAGGGTGAAAGATGAGGCTATAGTATTATATGCACTAGTTGATTGATAGGGTACTGTGTTTTTATGTTGGCTGATGGAAGCAAATTGGCAATGTCCTATGATCCATGACCATGTGTGCTTCCGTCCTTTTGTGAGCATGGATCTGGATACAAGTCTGAAGTAGATCTGGCATTAAATGCGTGTTGGCTGTATCTGATTCTAGTATCTTGGGATTTTCAAGCTTCTCAAATATCACAGCTGAAACTGACTAGGGGGAGATGGGATGGATGTGTAAGTAGCTTCTATGTCACATtctggaaaataaataaatattatcagTTCATATGATGGGATATTATCTAGCAATCATTAGGGGTATgttttttaatttggaaaattggGAGAAAAGAACAATGAGCTCCTATTCTTCATCATTCCTTTCCATGTATAACTCATTTTATGTTTTCAACCTTAACCCATCATTCAAGAGAGTGAAATTTACCAGATAAGAAAGGGCTGTGTAAATGGGATTTTGATTTGTTTGCCATAAGATTTTCTGTTCTCTGGCTTGCTTGGATAGTTTTAAACATGAAGAAGTGACTGGAAAGTGAAGTAGTGATGTCTCACACAAGAAGCAATATCAGCATCAatttccccttctttttcttgacTAAGTAATATTTTAACAGAAACTCCTTACTCCTGGTCTGAAATTGAAATGTTCAacaaattattttaagtttttagatAAGGAAATGAGATGCAAATAGGGTATTTGAACTAGTAAGCAAAATCTAAAAAAGGATTATATGAACACCTCGTCTTTATATATCATGTTCgtttaaatcatatcataaactaTGTATAGTAAAGAACAAAGATTTAACCGTCAGCAGTCAGCACAGAATTTTTGACCGGAGCTTAAAAGCTTTCTCTCACTTAAACCCATAATTGTCAAGCTCGTAACatcataaagaaataaataaaggatATGTAGGGAACCCAAATCCTGAAATTAGGGAAAGATTAGGGCGGCAATACTGTGATTAGGGGACAATGATGCGACCTTCTAAATGCATGACACGTAGCTTTTTGTTTTCTAACTAGTATAATATAACCACTAACGTAAGGCTATGGATCGCCTTCTCCattaaccaaaaattaaagcaagGAACAAAAGAAATTGTCACATAAATCACAAAAGACAATGGGGAAAGCCAACAAAGTGTTCATATTGCTTAACTTTAATGCATATATTGAGCAAAagtaaaagcaaaaataaaataataaaaactatagACTACAAAACTATAAAGAATACGAGTGGTAAGAAGCTCGTTATCCTTTAAATAAGGTTTTAGATTTAGTCTTGAATGTAGAGAAAATAATATTGGGAGAGTTTATTTCTCATTTAAGATTCGACCTAACTCGATTCTAGATTTAATTGGAGTTCAATGTGACTATCGAATATCAGAAAATcttcaataatatatataaacaaataaactgACACTAATTGATGACACTAGGAATAAATTTGGTATAACAAAGTTTTCAACATTGAATATTTACTAGAAATgataagagaaaaacaaaaaaagagagagaattaaacttaaaaattcatTACAGCCGGCTAGAAAAGCCTAGAAGGCTTGGGGAACACTAGCAATTGAAATAGTGGATGGTATATTGGCATTTGTTTGAGTTTTGAGTAAAAGATTGTTGTATTATTTGGGTAGTCCCTGCAAGAGGAGAGGAGGTGCTAATGCTATGTACAAAATGTAAAAAGGAATGGAGTCGACTCCATCATGCATTTGTTCAGGGTCCACTGCTGAAAACATCCcaattacaaatataaatataaataagagaGGTAGGTAAGCTTAGCTAGGCCTTGATAATGTGGAGTGGACATCATGTGCATAGATTGTTGTGCTCTAGTATAGAGGTGGGGGGAGGGGGTTATTGTGTCAACTTCATTTCATTGTGTTCCATAACTATTGAAACATTTCCCCGTCTCCACCATTTATAATCTTACATGACTTTCAAGCATGTACCTCCACCTCTTTACTATCATTtccatctatatatatatgtataaagaaTGCATTTGCCCATCTTCATCTTCATGTATTACATGTCTCCTCTCATGTGCTAGTCTCATGCCAACAACGCCAAGCAAAAAACTAATTAAGATATGCACCACGAACCAAAGTTGTTTGATATGGTACAATGTGGATTAAACAAATTAAactcaaaaacaaaaatatataacttcTATCTAATCTCTCTATATATTTTAAACcagagaacaaaaaaaaaaaagtataatagaGGTCTGTTGTTGTTCAGCTAATCTTATAGAGTTGCCATTAGGAAAACCAGCAATCTAAGATCACATCATGTGACCGTTTGTTGCCTACTAGCTTAATTTGATTCCATTTGCTCATCTTTGTGATGCTTAAACAACTTcaataattaataaatacatGAGACATCAAGTTCATGTGATGAGAGATAGATCCATTTGTAATCATCTTcttgatttgtttttgttttaatttaaaaaggaaattaaaaaaataaagagtaaTTAATTAAGATGACAAGTATAGCCCTAAAATTGCAATCAAGATCCACTACTTTCAAGTTTTTTCATTTATAGGTATATGTTAAATGTGGATCAACTGATTCAGAACTTGAAAAAGTTACCTAACATTGTTGCAGAAGAtgaaaaaagaaaggagagatGATGCCCCCCCATTCATGTTATAAcacaaacataatataatattacaaaCATAACCTTTTTATTTCCTTACACCAAAAGGTTTTCCAAGTTGAGTTTCACTAAGAAAAAGTGAACAACAAAAGGTAGAAATTGGACAAAGAGGGACCATTTAGATTGTTATATGGTTTTTATTTCATCTCTGTTTAAACTGAGTGCCCTTTGTCTCTTCTTTTAACGCTTTGTTTCCCTTTAGTTTTATTCTTTTCATTGTTTTCTGGCTTTCATACATCTTTTCCTTTCCACTTTTTTTGGGGGGTCTCCTTGGATTAACATGTCATGTATCTATCAACTCTTGGCTAGAGATTGTGAAAAAACAAGTTTCAAATATTTAAGTATTGGACATTGGTGTTATATATATTACAAGTGAACCTTATAGGGTCCACTATCTAGTGGTGAATATCTGACAATCTTACAAGAAATGTGCATTGGTACTTTGGGTTTGCTGGTATATACTAGTGGGTAAGAATTTATGGTCAAATTAAAGGGTAGGTATCGTCAATAGATGGAGGTGGAGCAGAGCAAAAATAGCACTGTTTTATGATTCTGCATATTTAGCAATTTCACTATATATGAATAAAAATTTCACCCCATTTTCTCAAGAAACTCAAGCCCATAATTGTTATTGATTTAGTATTGTTTATCTTGAAAGATTTTAATTATTGagtattgtttttgttttttaatcagTGGGCCAAATTTGATTATGATGATAGTGAATAAAATAACAATTAAGAATTGTCAAGCTGGTATGTGGTTGTCCCTTCAATTCAAGGCCAAGctccatttcatatatatatatatattttctttatagCAAAGACTATCCGACAATTTGTCCAGTTTTGGtgtttaaacaaatataaatttattgcttgaTTCCCTTACTTCCATGTGATGTTCACTATTGTAATGTGCTATAAACGAACCAAAATGCCTTTTTACACTTACTAAACATCCCCCACTTAGCTTAACTCTGCaggaaaaaaaagtaataaaagatATCAGAATTTTAACACAAATCAAAATAGTTGGCATTTAAGATGGCCATATGCTCCAAACATTACTGCGAGGGGGAAAAAGGGTTTGTATCAAACAAAATTATGTGTGCTTATGCTGGTTAAATCAGAGAAAAGCAACTGAAAACTATACAGGAAACAAACACATGGCTTGGTAGTCAACTGTGACCACATAAATTTGATGGACCACCTTGATTGGATTGGCACATAAATTCCATGGTTTATTGACATACTAGAGGTGCTTTAGGGTTCTTTCTGATAGTTAATTGTAGTAAAAAATTAAGGCTTAAAAACAAAGTATGTTAAAAGGTACAGAATGGGAAGAATATCAGAATAACCTTTCCTTTTAATTGACAGATTAACATAAAGactgaaagaaagaaataaaatcaattaaCATAAAGactgaaagaaagaaataaaagaatgagAAATCCATCTGCAATGCATCACCATCTCTTGTTTAAAAACTACATCTAGACCtattataatattagaaaaagaAAGTGCACTTGGATCCAGATCTTCTGCATTTGTTCTATAAACAAAACATGGGGTTCAACCCTCTTCAATCCCAAAACAGATCACCTGTTCTCTTCTCTAAGCAATGCCTGCAACACCAAGGAATCTCCTGCTTTCCTCCAATATCTTCTCCTTCACCTTACTTCTCTCAATAAACACACTTTTGTTCTATCGTTGCTACTCGATTGATGAGCAGGGGCAGGCTCTTTTAACATGGAAGAACAGCTTAAACAGCAGCGGAGATGCACTCAAATCGTGGAGTTCATTAGATGCTACTCCATGCAGATGGTTTGGGATTCATTGCAACTCACAAGGCGAGGTAGTTGAGATAAGGTTGAAAGCAATAGAGTTGCAAGGCTCATTGCCTTCTAATTTGCAGTCTCTAAAATCCTTGAAGACCCTTGTGCTTTCATCAACCAATCTCACAGGAACAATTCCTAAGGAGCTCGGTGATCAGTATGAGATAAGTTATGTTGACCTCAGTGGCAATTCTCTCACAGGTGAAATCCCCCTGGAAATTTGCAGACTGAGCAAATTGGAAACTTTGTCTCTCAACTCAAACTTCCTTGAAGGTGAAGTTCCGTCGGGAATAGGAAATCTTTCCAGCCTTGTTTACCTGACACTCTATGACAATCAACTCAGCGGTGAAATTCCAAAGAGCATTGGAGACTTGAGAAAGCTACAAGTTTTTCGAGCAGGTGGAAATAAAAATCTTAAAGGGGAGCTGCCCTGGGAGATAGGGAACTGCACCAGCTTGGTTATGTTAGGCCTCGCTGAAACTAGCATTTCTGGCAGTCTTCCCTCATCATTAGGAATGCTGAAAAGAATTCAAACCATAGCCATTTATACATCTTTGATATCAGGTCCTATACCAGAAGAGATTGGTAATTGCAGTGAGCTGCAAAATCTTTACCTGTATCAAAATTCTATATCCGGTCCAATCCCGAGTCAAGTCGGTCAGCTGAGCAAGCTTCAGGGTCTGCTATTGTGGCAGAATAACTTAGTTGGTAGTATCCCTGATGAACTTGGAAGCTGCACGGAGCTAACTATGGTGGATTTATCTGATAATCATCTGACAGGTAGCATACCAAGAAGCATTGGAAAACTTTTGAAGCTTCAAGAGCTTCAATTGAGTGTTAATCAGTTATCAGGTACAATTCCTTCTGAAATTTCAAATTGCATTGAGCTAACTCATCTGGAAATCGACAACAACGCCATCTCCGGTGAGATTCCTGTTCTCATTGGCAACCTTAAGAGCTTGACTCTATTCTTTGCCTGGCAAAATAAGCTGACTGGAAATATTCCAGATAGTCTTTCTCAGTGCCAGGATCTTGAGGCAATTGATCTATCCTACAATAGCCTATTTGGTTCAATCCCAAAAGAGATTTTTGTTTTGAGAAATCTCACCAAATTACTGCTACTTTCCAATGATTTATCTGGTTTTATTCCGCCAGATATAGGAAACTGCACCAATCTGTACAGGTTACGTTTGAATGACAATAAACTTGCAGGAACAATTCCATCAGAGATAGGGAAGTTGAAGGGCTTGAATTTCGTTGACTTAAGCAACAATCGCCTTGTTGGAGGAATTCCTCCATCAATAAATGGAATTCAAAACCTTGAATTTCTTGACCTCCATTCAAATGGGATTACAGGTTCTTTGCCAGATTCTCTGCCTACTAGCCTACAATACATGGATATTTCAGACAACAGGCTTATAGGTCCTTTGACTCATGGTATTGGGTCCTTAACTCAATTGACCAAGCTTAATTTGGGAAGGAATCAACTTTCTGGAAGGATTCCATCTGAGCTATTGGCCTGCAGTAAGCTCCAATTGTTGAACCTGGGTGACAATGGTTTCTTTGGTGAAATTCCAAAGGAACTAGGCCAGATTCCAGCACTTGAAATTTCTCTTAATCTTAGCTGCAACCAGTTTTCCGGTGAAATTCCCTCTGAGTTCTCTGGTCTTACTAAGCTAGCAGTACTTGACCTCTCTCACAACAAATTCTCTGGTAAGTTAGATAACCTCGCAAGCCTACAAAACCTTGTCTCTCTCAATGTCTCCTTCAATGACTTCTCTGGTGAACTTCCAAATTCCCCATTTTTCCGAAAGCTCCCATTGAGTGACCTTGAGTCAAACAAAGACCTCTATATTTCAAATGGTGTTGTAACTTCAGCTGATATTGAACATTCAAGGCATGTTAGGCCAGCTGTGAAGCTAGCTATGTCTATCCTTATAAGTGGCAGTGCAGTTCTTGTACTACTGGCTATCTACATGTTAGTTCGTGCCCGGTTTGCTAACAATGGCCTCATGGAGGATGATAATTGGGAAGTGACCCTGTACCAGAAGCTCGACTTATCAATTGATGATATCGTCCACAATTTAACTTCAGCTAATGTGATTGGCACTGGGAGCTCTGGGGTCGTATACAGGGTAATAATTCCAAATGGTGAAACCTTAGCAGTTAAGAAGATGTGGTCATCAGAAGAGTCTGGTGCATTCACTTCTGAGATTGAGACGCTTGGCTCAATCAGGCACAGAAACATTGTTCGGCTTCTTGGTTGGGGTTCAAACAGGAATCTGAAACTGCTGTTTTACAATTATCTTCCAAATGGAAGCTTGAGTTCACTCCTTCATGGTGCTGGCAAAGGAGGAGCAGAATGGGAAGCTAGATATGATGTTATGCTGGGTGTGGCACATGCCCTTGCATACTTGCACCATGACTGTGTGCCTGCAATCTTGCATGGGGATGTGAAAGCTATGAATGTCTTATTAGGTGCTGGCTATGAGCCTTTCCTTGCTGACTTTGGGTTAGCTCGTGTTATTAAAAGCAATGAAGATGAtaaattttccaaattaagtCCAAGACCACACCTAGCAGGTTCTTATGGATACATGGCTCCAGGTATTATTTCCTTTGTCCTAATCAGGGTTCAATCAACTTgttattcttaattcattcatataaatcGTTAATGGTTCTAATCTTTCATGGCTACTCTCAGAACATGCAACAATGCAACGCATCACAGAGAAAAGTGATGTATACAGTTTTGGAGTAGTCCTCTTAGAGGTGCTAACTGGAAGGCATCCATTGGACCCAACATTGCCGGGGGGTGCACACTTGGTTCAGTGGGTTCGGGACCATTTAGCAAACAAGCGGAACCCATCTGACATCCTGGATCCAAAGCTTAGAGGGAGGGCTGACCCTGCTATGCATGAAATGCTACAAACACTGGCTGTATCATGCCTGTGTGTCAGTGCCCGGCCTGACGGTCGTCCAACGATGAAAGATGTTGTAGCAATGCTCAAAGAAATTCATCATGTTGAGACCTCAAGGGACATAT contains:
- the LOC107921209 gene encoding peptidyl-prolyl cis-trans isomerase FKBP16-1, chloroplastic isoform X1, whose product is MHLQLQVLPFQTLQQLPCSFNFPPRQHKDVTIKGSHSRHPSVSVKSLPRRVVLQLMGFSPISLCIYPLFAAPMQDMNEPEVIRTLKLSGGVRIQEIIEGEGREARDGDYVQVNYVCRRSNGYFVHSTVDQFSGESSPVTLPLDENQIIKGLKDVLTGMKVGGKRRALIPPSVGYINENLKPIPDEFGPRRSLLSHAKEPLIFEVQLLKIL
- the LOC107921209 gene encoding peptidyl-prolyl cis-trans isomerase FKBP16-1, chloroplastic isoform X2 — its product is MDRQHKDVTIKGSHSRHPSVSVKSLPRRVVLQLMGFSPISLCIYPLFAAPMQDMNEPEVIRTLKLSGGVRIQEIIEGEGREARDGDYVQVNYVCRRSNGYFVHSTVDQFSGESSPVTLPLDENQIIKGLKDVLTGMKVGGKRRALIPPSVGYINENLKPIPDEFGPRRSLLSHAKEPLIFEVQLLKIL